The following are encoded in a window of Nostoc sp. UHCC 0302 genomic DNA:
- a CDS encoding ParM/StbA family protein, producing MSNIHTLQRIFPAGFDNGYGSLKLLVDGFEVVRVPSYISTADMEDVPGRVIFNGNAYTVGESAFRTGHHFDRNTDSNENKINNALLTLLGALAHLPHRKAWHLKLVVSLHDVGLAEELQQVLNGEYQPILAGKQSDVKIEVLKVVPEGMGALFGQQLPPKLTVLDFGNGTTLYSRYSKGKREVHTPFPAGVEVLIEDIAQKMKHLNGGKIGDAAKIRYCLEMGHTKYSRDIDIRDVYSACLKDWYEKYLKKPVSMTLDAKHTGDEIWAIGGGCLLPGFRKLLEKNGFKIRDNPVEANAFGLLEMAKAILSKNPVTASK from the coding sequence ATGTCAAACATTCACACGTTGCAAAGAATATTTCCTGCTGGCTTCGATAATGGCTACGGGAGTCTAAAACTTTTAGTCGATGGCTTTGAAGTCGTTCGCGTCCCCAGCTATATTTCTACGGCAGACATGGAAGATGTCCCCGGACGAGTAATTTTTAACGGTAATGCTTACACCGTTGGAGAATCTGCCTTCCGTACAGGTCATCATTTTGACCGTAATACAGATAGCAATGAAAACAAAATCAATAATGCGCTGTTGACATTATTAGGTGCATTAGCACATCTACCACATCGTAAGGCTTGGCATCTCAAGCTAGTCGTCAGCTTACATGATGTTGGTTTAGCAGAGGAGTTGCAACAAGTCCTAAACGGAGAATATCAGCCCATCCTTGCTGGCAAACAATCAGACGTGAAGATAGAAGTCCTTAAAGTTGTACCAGAGGGAATGGGTGCATTGTTCGGGCAACAACTGCCGCCAAAGTTAACGGTTTTAGATTTTGGCAATGGTACAACTCTCTATTCTCGTTATAGCAAAGGAAAGCGAGAAGTACATACCCCCTTCCCCGCAGGCGTAGAAGTTCTCATCGAAGATATTGCCCAAAAAATGAAACATTTAAATGGGGGAAAGATTGGGGACGCAGCCAAAATTCGATATTGTCTGGAAATGGGGCATACCAAGTACAGCCGTGACATCGATATTAGAGATGTTTACAGCGCTTGTCTCAAAGATTGGTACGAAAAATATTTAAAGAAACCAGTGAGCATGACACTTGATGCCAAGCACACGGGAGATGAGATTTGGGCGATTGGTGGAGGCTGCCTGTTACCTGGATTTAGGAAGTTATTAGAGAAGAACGGGTTTAAAATACGGGACAACCCGGTGGAAGCTAATGCCTTTGGGCTTTTAGAAATGGCAAAAGCCATTCTCAGCAAGAATCCAGTAACCGCCTCTAAGTAA